The DNA segment AGCCTCGACCTACGCCGACTTCAGCGCGGCGGAGTGGAGCGCCCTGCGAGCCGCCACGCCGCTCACCCTCGACGAGCAGGATCTCTCCGACCTCCAGGGCGTCAACGAGCACGTGTCCCTCGACGAGGTGGCCGAGGTCTACCTGCCGCTCTCGCGGCTGCTCAACCTCCACGTGGTGGCGACGCAGGGCCTGGCCACCGTCAGCGACACCTTCCTCGGACGTCCCGCAGCGAAGGCGCCCTACGTCATCGCGGTCGCCGGCAGCGTCGCGGTCGGCAAGAGCACCACGGCCCGCATCCTGCAGGCCCTGCTGGCTCGCTGGCCCGACCACCCGCGCGTCGACCTCGTCACCACCGATGGCTTCCTCCACCCGAACGCGGTCCTCGAGGAGCGCGGCCTCATGGCCCGCAAGGGCTTCCCGGAGAGCTACGACCAACGACGCCTCGTGGAGTTCATGGCGGCTCTCAAGTCCGGTGCCGAGAAGGTCACTGCGCCCGTCTACTCACACATCGCTTACGACATCGTCCCGGGCGAGGAGCAGGTCGTCCGCCGGGCCGACGTGGTGATCGTAGAAGGGCTCAACGTCCTGCAGACCGGTGGCACGGGAGGGGGACGGCCCCCTTCGGTCTTCGTCTCCGACTTCTTCGACTTCTCGATCTACGTCGACGCCCTCGAGCAGGACGTCGAGCAGTGGTACGTGGAACGCTTCCTCACGCTCCGGGCGACGGTCTTCACCGACCCCGACTCGTACTTCCACCGCTTTGCCGCCCTCAGCGACGAGGAGGCGGTGGCGACCGCCCGTGGGATCTGGCGCGAGATCAACGGGGCGAACCTGCGAGAGAACATCGCGCCGACGCGCGAGCGCGCTCACCTCATCCTGGAGAAGGGGTGCGACCACGCGGTCCGAGGAGTGCGCCTCCGTCGTCGGTAGGGGCTCAGCCGAAGTGGCGCCGGCGTCTCGCCCAAGCGA comes from the Acidimicrobiales bacterium genome and includes:
- the coaA gene encoding type I pantothenate kinase: MGAGARRGTAASTYADFSAAEWSALRAATPLTLDEQDLSDLQGVNEHVSLDEVAEVYLPLSRLLNLHVVATQGLATVSDTFLGRPAAKAPYVIAVAGSVAVGKSTTARILQALLARWPDHPRVDLVTTDGFLHPNAVLEERGLMARKGFPESYDQRRLVEFMAALKSGAEKVTAPVYSHIAYDIVPGEEQVVRRADVVIVEGLNVLQTGGTGGGRPPSVFVSDFFDFSIYVDALEQDVEQWYVERFLTLRATVFTDPDSYFHRFAALSDEEAVATARGIWREINGANLRENIAPTRERAHLILEKGCDHAVRGVRLRRR